In a genomic window of Epinephelus fuscoguttatus linkage group LG23, E.fuscoguttatus.final_Chr_v1:
- the alox12 gene encoding arachidonate 12-lipoxygenase, 12S-type, giving the protein MEVYTVTVATGTSEYSGTNNYIFLTLVGEKGESERTLLDNPGLDFCRGAVDQYKVTSSSHLGPIQLVRLEKQRYWLEDNWFCRYVTVEPPGGGTVLTFPCYRWFIGDIKVEIREGTAKTVRDDSSPQLLAHRKTELQERKTTYRWVTWAPGIPRCIDAKTEADLPQDVRFDNEKRSDFEHSLQYALLELSLKKMAIRFGKSWSDLDDFKRIFWRLRSPIAEYCMEHWKEDWFFGYQCMNGSNPRMIQRCKKLPENFPVTPNMVQSSMAPRTNLNKEIKAGNIYLLDYAVMDGIPANTIRGKIQHIAAPLCLLYQHPDDGLIPIAIQLEQNPDKDTPIFLPKDPPLAWLLAKMWVRHSEFQVFQLLSHLLRTHLVVEVFCVATLRQLPAVHPIYKLLAPHLRYTLEINCRGRTQLISPDGIFKRVVSTGGDGLLILAQREYKVLTYRSLNPCHDFDDRGVSRLPKYFYREHSLMLWEAIFSFVSGIVNLYYQSDHDVQEDLELQAWIRDITQEGFTELPNFGLSSKLSTREELSILLSVAIFTSTAQHAATNNGQFDWCAWVPNTPCTMRHPPPTDKDAVTMEMIMATLPDVSQSCVQMAITWHLGRAQPDAIPLGKYTEDHFTEERAQELIDKFRMELKKIEDNIVSQNEGLELQYLFLLPSRVENSITI; this is encoded by the exons ATGGAAGTCTACACTGTGACAGTAGCAACTGGTACATCGGAGTATTCAGGCACCAACAACTACATCTTTCTGACCCTGGTGGGGGAGAAGGGGGAGAGTGAACGCACCCTGCTGGACAATCCTGGACTAGACTTCTGTCGCGGAGCA GTGGATCAGTACAAGGTGACCAGCTCTTCACATTTAGGCCCCATTCAACTGGTCAGACTGGAAAAACAGAGATACTGGTTGGAAGATAACTGGTTCTGTCGCTATGTCACAGTGGAACCTCCAGGTGGAGGCACAGTGCTGACTTTCCCTTGTTACCGCTGGTTTATAGGAGACATCAAGGTAGAGATAAGAGAGGGAACAG CGAAGACAGTGAGGGACGACTCCTCACCTCAGCTGCTGGCACACAGGAAGACAGAGCTGCAGGAGAGAAAGACAACTTACAG ATGGGTAACGTGGGCTCCAGGGATCCCCAGATGTATTGACGCAAAAACAGAAGCAGATTTACCCCAAGACGTCCGCTTTGACAATGAAAAGAGGAGCGACTTTGAACATTCCCTACAATATGC CTTGCTGGAGTTGTCTCTGAAGAAGATGGCCATCAGGTTTGGGAAATCCTGGAGTGACCTGGATGATTTCAAACGGATCTTTTGGAGGCTTCGAAGCCCCATAGCTG AGTACTGTATGGAGCACTGGAAGGAGGACTGGTTTTTTGGctaccagtgtatgaatggCTCTAACCCAAGAATGATTCAGAGGTGCAAGAAGCTGCCAGAGAACTTTCCTGTCACACCTAACATGGTGCAGAGCTCCATGGCTCCCAGGACCAACCTGAACAAAGAAATCAAG GCAGGGAATATCTACCTGTTGGACTATGCTGTCATGGATGGGATTCCCGCCAATACAATCAGGGGAAAAATTCAGCACATCGCTGCTCCACTCTGTCTCCTGTACCAACACCCAGATGATGGACTCATTCCTATTGCTATACAG CTCGAGCAGAATCCAGACAAGGACACTCCCATATTCCTCCCCAAAGACCCACCCCTGGCCTGGCTGTTGGCTAAGATGTGGGTGCGTCACTCTGAGTTCCAGGTGTTCCAGCTGCTGTCTCACCTGCTCAGGACTCACCTAGTGGTAGAGGTGTTTTGTGTGGCTACTCTGagacagctgcctgctgtgcaCCCTATATATAAG ctcctggCTCCTCACCTGCGCTACACTCTGGAGATAAACTGTAGGGGGCGTACTCAGCTCATCTCACCTGATGGCATCTTCAAAAGG gttGTGTCTACAGGTGGTGATGGCCTGTTGATTCTGGCTCAGAGGGAGTACAAGGTTCTGACCTATCGCTCCCTCAATCCCTGCCATGACTTCGATGACAGAGGAGTTTCCCGGCTTCCAAAATATTTCTACAGAGAGCACAGTTTGATGTTGTGGGAGGCTATATTCAG CTTTGTCTCAGGCATTGTAAACTTGTACTACCAGTCAGACCATGACGTGCAGGAGGACCTAGAGCTTCAAGCCTGGATCAGAGACATAACACAGGAAGGCTTCACAGAGCTCCCCAACTTTG gtttgTCCAGTAAGCTCAGCACCAGAGAGGAACTCTCCATTCTGCTGTCAGTGGCCATCTTCACCAGTACAGCCCAGCACGCTGCTACTAACAACGGACAG TTCGACTGGTGTGCCTGGGTCCCCAACACCCCTTGCACCATGAGACACCCCCCACCAACAGACAAGGAtgctgttaccatggagatgaTCATGGCCACCCTTCCTGATGTCAGCCAGTCCTGTGTGCAGATGGCTATCACATGGCATCTGGGGCGAGCACAACCAGACGCA ATTCCTTTGGGCAAGTACACAGAGGATCACTTCACTGAGGAGCGGGCCCAGGAGCTGATTGACAAGTTCAGAATGGAACTGAAGAAGATTGAGGACAACATTGTGAGTCAGAATGAAGGACTGGAGCTTCAGTACCTTTTCCTCCTGCCTAGCCGCGTGGAAAACAGCATCACTATATAG